In one Deltaproteobacteria bacterium genomic region, the following are encoded:
- a CDS encoding DUF1707 and DUF2154 domain-containing protein encodes MARERDDRELRAARERAIEHISACYAHDVIGVDELERRVGEAERAATVADLDRLVADIDVPPEARAIVPRAPAAMARGAGEPAAPVLAGAAPASQTVVAVFGGADRKGAWVVPRKLRVWAAFGGADIDFREARLAPGEHRVSLFALCGGIDVIVPPGLHVEVDGAGILGGFGGDAGTEPPADPDAPRLVITGVAVLGGIDVVERLPGESGWAARRRRRRERKARAKRERARRLEGKK; translated from the coding sequence ATGGCACGCGAGCGGGACGATCGCGAACTGCGCGCCGCGCGCGAGCGCGCGATCGAGCACATCAGCGCGTGCTACGCGCACGACGTGATCGGCGTCGACGAACTCGAGCGGCGCGTCGGCGAGGCGGAACGCGCGGCGACCGTCGCGGACCTCGATCGCCTCGTCGCGGACATCGACGTGCCGCCCGAGGCTCGCGCGATCGTGCCGCGCGCTCCCGCGGCGATGGCGCGCGGCGCCGGTGAGCCCGCCGCGCCGGTGCTCGCCGGCGCGGCGCCGGCGAGCCAGACCGTGGTCGCCGTGTTCGGCGGCGCTGACCGCAAGGGCGCGTGGGTCGTGCCGCGCAAGCTGCGCGTGTGGGCGGCGTTCGGAGGCGCGGACATCGACTTTCGCGAGGCGCGCCTCGCGCCCGGCGAACACCGCGTGTCCCTGTTCGCGCTGTGCGGCGGCATCGACGTGATCGTGCCGCCGGGACTGCACGTCGAGGTCGACGGCGCGGGCATCCTCGGCGGCTTCGGCGGCGACGCCGGAACGGAGCCGCCCGCCGATCCGGACGCGCCGCGGCTCGTCATCACCGGCGTCGCGGTGCTCGGCGGCATCGACGTGGTCGAGCGACTGCCCGGCGAGTCGGGATGGGCGGCGCGGCGGCGGCGGCGGCGCGAGCGCAAGGCGCGCGCGAAGCGCGAGCGGGCCCGGCGACTGGAGGGCAAGAAGTGA
- a CDS encoding flavin reductase → MGPVSCRTTAFTRRAYTCRARCPRPSRAGRRRFRLHSPAMPAISKEDFKAVMGSFASGVTVVTTVDGDGRKWGLTVSAFSSLSLDPPLCLVCIDKRAGSLAALTGARKFAVNVLSDAQESVSNTFASRADDKFAAVAHEAGPATGCPVFPGALAWMECELRDVVSGGDHDILIGEIRSTHTDPNAKPLLYWRGAYGDITSRPKSW, encoded by the coding sequence ATGGGACCGGTTTCGTGCAGGACGACGGCCTTCACGCGGCGAGCATACACGTGCCGGGCGCGATGTCCACGGCCAAGCCGCGCCGGCCGGCGCCGGTTCCGGCTACACTCGCCTGCGATGCCGGCCATCTCGAAGGAAGACTTCAAAGCGGTCATGGGCTCGTTCGCCAGCGGCGTCACGGTGGTGACGACGGTAGACGGCGACGGGCGCAAGTGGGGGCTCACGGTGAGCGCGTTCAGCTCGCTGTCGCTCGACCCGCCGCTGTGCCTGGTGTGCATCGACAAGCGGGCCGGAAGCCTCGCGGCGCTCACCGGCGCGCGCAAGTTCGCGGTCAACGTGCTCAGCGACGCCCAGGAGAGCGTGTCGAACACGTTCGCGAGCCGCGCCGACGACAAGTTCGCGGCGGTGGCCCACGAGGCCGGCCCGGCGACCGGCTGCCCCGTGTTCCCGGGCGCGCTCGCGTGGATGGAGTGCGAGCTGCGCGACGTGGTGTCCGGCGGCGACCACGACATCCTGATCGGCGAGATCCGGTCGACGCACACCGACCCGAACGCGAAGCCGCTGCTGTACTGGCGCGGGGCCTACGGCGACATCACGAGCCGGCCGAAGTCGTGGTGA
- a CDS encoding zinc-binding dehydrogenase yields the protein MTALKSSFEMAGIAGECSRNRRRPARLGRGHRARHVYARRVKAVVLHETGPIDNLRYEEVATPQPGPGQVLVEVRAAGVCHRDVIDRRGGFPFMKKPVVPGHEFAGVVTAVGDGVTDFAVGDRVVNLHRAPCGECDYCRAGHEPCCQRQMAMYGLTVDGGYAEFVAADAGSLVPLPAGIPFEQACFLACTAGIALRGLASRAHLRPGERVLVTGASGGVGLHGIQVAKALGATVVAVTSSQTKAEILRMYGADDVVVSTDGAFNRRVDGVDVVLECVGVPTLEASVRSCRPMGRVVVAGNVTVDRYPVNPGYLILNEIAIVGTHGCTRRDLEQVFDWVRARTLRPVLDETLPLEQAREAHRRLEAKAASGRIVLTP from the coding sequence ATGACCGCTTTGAAGTCTTCCTTCGAGATGGCCGGCATCGCAGGCGAGTGTAGCCGGAACCGGCGCCGGCCGGCGCGGCTTGGCCGTGGACATCGCGCCCGGCACGTGTATGCTCGCCGCGTGAAGGCCGTCGTCCTGCACGAAACCGGTCCCATCGACAACTTGCGGTACGAGGAGGTCGCGACGCCGCAGCCCGGCCCGGGGCAAGTCCTCGTCGAGGTGCGCGCCGCGGGCGTGTGTCACCGGGACGTGATCGATCGCCGCGGCGGCTTCCCGTTCATGAAGAAGCCGGTCGTGCCCGGGCACGAGTTCGCCGGCGTCGTGACCGCGGTCGGCGACGGCGTGACCGACTTTGCGGTCGGCGACCGCGTCGTCAATCTTCATCGCGCGCCGTGCGGCGAGTGCGACTACTGCCGGGCCGGCCACGAGCCGTGCTGCCAGCGGCAGATGGCCATGTACGGCCTCACCGTCGACGGCGGCTACGCCGAGTTCGTCGCCGCCGACGCCGGCAGCCTCGTGCCGCTGCCCGCCGGCATCCCGTTCGAGCAGGCGTGCTTTTTGGCGTGCACTGCCGGCATCGCGCTGCGCGGCCTGGCGAGCCGCGCGCACCTGCGCCCCGGCGAGCGCGTGCTCGTCACCGGCGCCTCCGGCGGCGTCGGCCTTCACGGCATCCAGGTTGCGAAGGCGCTCGGCGCGACCGTCGTCGCGGTCACGTCGTCGCAGACCAAGGCGGAGATCCTGCGCATGTACGGCGCCGACGACGTCGTCGTGTCGACCGACGGCGCGTTCAATCGCCGCGTCGATGGCGTCGACGTCGTGCTCGAGTGCGTCGGCGTGCCGACCCTCGAGGCGTCGGTGCGATCGTGTCGGCCCATGGGGCGCGTCGTCGTCGCCGGCAACGTCACCGTCGACCGCTATCCGGTCAACCCGGGCTATCTCATCCTCAACGAGATCGCCATCGTCGGCACGCACGGCTGCACGCGGCGCGACCTCGAGCAGGTGTTCGACTGGGTGCGCGCGCGCACGCTGAGGCCGGTCCTCGACGAGACCCTGCCGCTCGAGCAGGCGCGCGAGGCGCATCGCCGGCTCGAAGCCAAGGCGGCGTCCGGCCGCATCGTGCTCACGCCGTGA